From Spirosoma aerolatum, one genomic window encodes:
- a CDS encoding cellulose binding domain-containing protein produces the protein MFALVILWAVSAAVQAQTLSAGMTFPQFNSSYISGAEITIQATATTPAGTTITKVEFFYDAAFSGTYTKIGEDLTAPYSIVWTAPAVPANGRSYQLRAVVTNSASATAIQAGTGYNGITVYPATYTSTRNWYVSASAPAANTAGTEALPVNTIQKAADRMAPGDTVFVMAGTYTGTSTNIVSIQRTGLAGKWIVFMPYKADKPVLQLGNNNWQAFNVLPAAAYIRIQGFEIIGNNANITLAQAQAQPGACEGPSPAATPIARFNGNGISVTGRTGGNLRPHHIVIANNNVHDCAGAGVSAIEADYITIEDNMLANTSWYTVYGTSGISIFNSWNYDNSTDTRMIVRRNRSFGNILKVAWNIGGTGTNCKFYDGNGIILDNNRGADPNNAAAIKNPLGDYTGKFLVENNLCYKNGGRGININYSDNAIIRNNTTYQNGQSDGGFGVGIDNELIMQGSIGARIFNNIFYGKPGESPSSVSGSSDIQQNNNLTFSTVGNGYFANNQNIVGQDPQFVDAANGDFRLASSSPAINAGSNTAEQYAAKDILGVDRPQGLGVDIGAYEFQGTPISFSQQPASGSAVCVGATAGVSVMVDGAVQAYQWYKDGNALTGVTSATTATLSLSAVTAANQGSYYVVVTGFNSLTSTAFNLTINASPLAGLTASGTIGCTSPTVTLTATSGSNLTYSFSSGATQIGTGNTATVSQAGTYSVLVTSAEGCSASASINVMGSLATPDAPNVSSVSATQGTGNVTLTVPNCSGTVNWNGPDGSSSLVVSTSAVGEFIYAVTCQVGVCISPITSVTVSVKAPPATLSVSYRDGDNNLPSNNVIRPYLKLNNEGNTAVSYSDITIRYWLTVEDFSPLTNLSVYWAQLGTSKVRMRYVALTQPRQGALGYVEYSFDASSGTLAAGSNSGEIQTGVGKQNWTNVSESDDYSFAPTAVYTKTDRITIYKNGVLVGGVEPAAIAPITALNVYSQNKNSTSTTNQISTYLKLANAGNVPVDYSQVTVRYWFSAEGANPLVYNLDFAELGNGNIKSKFVKENRAGTDTYLELSFVPTLGELNPLSSTGIIQQRINKSDWSNFNEANDYSYKPAGALSENTHITAYINGTLVYGQEPDPVGARVGVEPSGLRVIVLGNPIQGDAIQLDVTGAEGQLLRAELIDSRGQLVTKHQVEQAATSEHIRLPVGRSSAGVLLLRVSTLAESQTLKLIKP, from the coding sequence TTGTTCGCTCTAGTAATTTTATGGGCCGTATCAGCGGCTGTTCAGGCGCAGACCCTCTCGGCGGGTATGACCTTTCCACAGTTCAATTCCTCCTACATATCGGGCGCAGAAATTACTATTCAGGCCACAGCAACGACCCCGGCCGGTACAACTATTACCAAAGTAGAGTTTTTTTACGATGCGGCCTTCTCGGGAACGTACACCAAAATTGGAGAAGACCTGACGGCTCCCTACTCGATTGTCTGGACAGCCCCCGCAGTGCCCGCCAATGGACGAAGTTATCAGCTTCGGGCGGTGGTTACCAACTCGGCCTCTGCTACGGCTATTCAGGCTGGCACGGGCTACAATGGTATCACCGTCTATCCGGCTACCTACACCAGCACCCGAAACTGGTACGTAAGCGCATCGGCCCCGGCAGCCAACACGGCAGGAACGGAAGCCTTACCCGTTAACACCATCCAGAAAGCGGCTGATCGGATGGCACCCGGCGATACCGTTTTTGTAATGGCAGGTACCTACACCGGGACGAGCACCAACATTGTCAGTATTCAACGTACTGGCTTGGCCGGTAAATGGATTGTGTTTATGCCCTACAAAGCCGACAAGCCCGTTTTGCAGTTGGGTAACAACAACTGGCAGGCTTTCAATGTATTACCGGCAGCCGCCTACATCCGGATTCAGGGATTTGAAATCATCGGCAATAACGCGAACATAACCCTGGCGCAGGCTCAGGCGCAACCCGGTGCCTGCGAGGGGCCGAGTCCGGCAGCAACGCCAATTGCCCGATTCAACGGGAATGGCATTTCGGTCACAGGCCGCACGGGGGGAAATCTTCGTCCCCACCACATTGTCATTGCCAACAATAACGTCCACGATTGTGCGGGGGCTGGTGTATCAGCCATTGAAGCCGACTACATCACGATTGAAGACAACATGTTGGCCAATACTTCCTGGTACACCGTGTATGGAACCAGCGGCATAAGCATCTTCAATTCCTGGAATTATGATAATTCTACCGATACCAGAATGATTGTTCGCCGGAACCGCAGCTTTGGTAATATCCTCAAAGTCGCCTGGAACATCGGCGGCACGGGTACGAACTGTAAGTTTTACGATGGAAACGGTATCATTCTCGACAATAACCGGGGCGCCGATCCCAATAATGCCGCTGCTATTAAAAATCCCCTGGGCGACTATACCGGTAAATTCCTTGTCGAGAATAACCTGTGCTACAAGAACGGCGGCCGCGGTATCAATATCAATTACTCCGATAATGCGATTATCCGCAATAACACTACGTATCAGAATGGGCAAAGCGATGGCGGGTTTGGCGTTGGCATCGACAATGAACTTATTATGCAGGGTTCAATTGGTGCCCGCATTTTTAACAACATTTTCTATGGAAAACCGGGAGAAAGCCCAAGTTCGGTTTCGGGCAGCTCTGATATTCAACAGAATAACAACCTGACATTCAGTACAGTTGGTAATGGTTATTTTGCTAATAATCAGAACATTGTCGGGCAGGACCCTCAGTTTGTCGATGCCGCCAATGGCGATTTCCGGCTGGCCAGCTCCAGCCCGGCTATCAACGCCGGAAGTAACACGGCAGAGCAGTATGCCGCCAAAGATATTCTGGGTGTAGATCGCCCGCAGGGACTTGGTGTCGACATCGGCGCTTATGAATTCCAGGGTACGCCCATTTCATTTAGCCAGCAACCCGCCAGTGGCTCGGCCGTTTGTGTGGGGGCTACCGCAGGGGTTTCAGTAATGGTCGATGGTGCGGTACAGGCTTATCAGTGGTATAAGGATGGAAACGCGCTAACCGGCGTTACGTCAGCCACCACCGCTACGTTGTCGCTTTCGGCTGTGACGGCCGCCAATCAGGGCAGTTACTACGTCGTTGTTACTGGGTTTAACAGTCTGACATCCACAGCTTTCAACCTGACTATCAATGCATCGCCCTTGGCTGGGTTGACGGCCAGCGGCACTATTGGCTGCACCAGCCCAACGGTTACCCTAACCGCTACGTCTGGTTCGAACCTAACGTATAGCTTCAGTAGCGGTGCTACCCAGATTGGCACGGGCAATACAGCAACGGTTAGTCAGGCAGGCACGTATTCGGTGCTCGTCACCTCCGCTGAGGGGTGCTCCGCTTCGGCCTCTATCAACGTAATGGGGAGTTTGGCTACGCCTGATGCGCCCAACGTCAGTAGTGTATCGGCCACGCAGGGAACGGGTAATGTGACCTTAACCGTTCCGAACTGCTCAGGAACAGTCAATTGGAATGGCCCTGATGGTAGTAGCTCACTGGTGGTCTCGACCTCGGCGGTTGGTGAATTCATCTACGCCGTAACCTGCCAGGTGGGTGTTTGTATCAGCCCAATTACCAGCGTCACGGTTAGCGTAAAAGCACCTCCCGCTACGTTGAGCGTGTCGTACCGGGACGGCGATAATAACCTACCCAGCAACAATGTCATCCGACCATATCTGAAACTCAACAATGAAGGTAATACGGCTGTCTCCTATAGCGACATCACGATTCGTTATTGGCTGACGGTGGAAGACTTTTCGCCCCTGACCAACCTGTCAGTATACTGGGCGCAACTGGGCACCAGCAAAGTCCGGATGCGCTACGTAGCGTTGACACAGCCACGGCAGGGCGCTTTGGGCTACGTTGAATACAGCTTCGATGCCTCGTCAGGAACACTGGCGGCAGGTAGTAATTCGGGTGAAATCCAGACCGGAGTTGGCAAGCAGAACTGGACGAACGTTTCCGAATCGGACGATTATTCGTTTGCGCCAACGGCGGTCTACACCAAAACCGACCGGATCACGATCTATAAAAACGGAGTGCTGGTCGGGGGTGTCGAGCCCGCAGCTATTGCCCCCATAACGGCGTTGAACGTGTATTCCCAGAACAAAAACAGCACCTCGACTACAAACCAGATTAGCACGTATCTGAAACTGGCCAACGCTGGCAATGTACCGGTCGATTATAGCCAGGTAACGGTTCGCTACTGGTTCAGTGCCGAAGGAGCTAACCCGTTGGTTTACAATCTGGACTTTGCTGAACTGGGTAATGGCAACATTAAAAGTAAATTTGTTAAGGAGAATCGGGCGGGCACGGATACGTATCTGGAACTGAGTTTTGTGCCGACACTGGGCGAACTGAACCCACTCAGCTCGACGGGTATTATTCAGCAACGTATCAATAAATCAGACTGGTCGAACTTCAACGAAGCCAACGATTATTCGTATAAACCAGCCGGAGCATTGTCGGAAAATACCCACATCACCGCCTATATAAATGGTACGTTGGTTTACGGGCAGGAGCCAGACCCGGTTGGTGCGCGGGTAGGGGTAGAGCCATCAGGATTACGGGTGATCGTGCTCGG
- a CDS encoding PKD domain-containing protein — MITSYTTRLALVFFGFSLLLSSCTYEELAKASYPQQIIYMPTAKNGLFTINSISTSGTYRFTVDLTAKKIIVPLGVFRGGVSADGDVPVTIAANADTVSKLISTSALIGTMALPTDKFELPNSIIIPNGQESAVFNLTIDLDYLRANPTQKLAVAVGIASAQTPVNPLLKTTVISFDPTILKPTPNFTTKADATVPQKITFTNTSVNAVSYSWDFGDGSAAVADPAPIYTYTKAGTYTVTLTATGITGSADAAQKITSVTIP; from the coding sequence ATGATCACTTCCTATACCACTCGACTGGCGCTCGTCTTCTTTGGGTTCAGCCTGTTACTGAGCTCGTGTACCTACGAGGAACTCGCCAAAGCCAGCTATCCCCAACAGATCATTTATATGCCAACGGCTAAAAACGGCCTGTTTACCATCAACAGTATTTCAACCTCGGGTACGTACCGGTTCACGGTCGACCTGACGGCTAAAAAAATAATTGTGCCCCTCGGCGTGTTTCGGGGTGGCGTTTCGGCCGATGGCGATGTGCCCGTAACGATTGCTGCCAATGCCGATACCGTCAGTAAGCTTATCAGCACTAGTGCATTAATAGGAACGATGGCCTTACCCACCGATAAATTTGAGCTGCCGAATTCGATTATTATTCCGAACGGACAAGAGTCGGCTGTGTTCAACCTGACCATCGACCTGGACTATCTGCGCGCGAATCCAACGCAGAAACTGGCCGTTGCGGTTGGTATTGCGAGTGCACAGACCCCTGTCAATCCATTGCTCAAAACGACGGTCATTTCCTTCGATCCCACCATTCTAAAACCTACCCCCAATTTTACAACCAAAGCCGATGCCACGGTACCTCAGAAGATTACATTTACCAACACCTCGGTGAATGCCGTTAGTTATTCCTGGGATTTTGGCGACGGCTCGGCGGCTGTGGCTGACCCAGCTCCAATTTACACCTACACCAAAGCCGGTACGTATACGGTTACCCTGACCGCTACGGGTATTACAGGTAGTGCCGATGCTGCCCAAAAAATAACGTCGGTGACCATACCGTAG
- a CDS encoding sugar 3,4-ketoisomerase has translation MALLLKLAQYSCERGDLTVLEHILPGSIKRIFYIANADGATRGGHRHYRAWQALVCLQGSVDVLVETGRYTRCYSLVSSDQCLVLQPNDWHLLENFRDSAIVLVISNEYYNEKDYIYERPSDETINIVRKESINTITI, from the coding sequence ATGGCTCTATTGTTGAAACTGGCTCAGTATTCCTGCGAACGGGGTGATTTGACCGTTTTAGAACATATCCTTCCTGGATCGATCAAACGCATCTTTTATATCGCTAATGCGGATGGCGCTACGCGTGGTGGGCATCGGCATTACAGAGCCTGGCAGGCATTGGTCTGCCTTCAGGGTAGTGTCGATGTACTGGTTGAAACAGGCAGGTATACCAGATGTTATTCGTTGGTCAGCTCGGATCAATGCCTGGTTCTCCAACCCAACGACTGGCATCTGTTAGAAAACTTTCGGGATTCGGCTATTGTGCTGGTCATATCCAATGAGTATTACAACGAGAAAGATTACATCTATGAACGCCCATCCGATGAGACGATCAACATAGTTCGTAAAGAGTCGATAAATACCATCACTATTTAA